The following proteins come from a genomic window of Nitrososphaerota archaeon:
- a CDS encoding EamA family transporter, giving the protein MNWFVLAILDAFFAALVAIFAKVGLQGVDSNVATAVRTIVMMVFTLGFVIAIGKGSQLTQLTSKDVLFIVLSGVAGAISWLLYFAALKLTDASKVAPIDRASVLFVLVLSALILGEKITLKTAMAGVLIFIGVLLLAI; this is encoded by the coding sequence ATGAATTGGTTTGTTTTAGCAATTCTAGATGCATTTTTTGCTGCACTTGTTGCGATTTTTGCAAAAGTTGGGTTACAAGGCGTTGATTCCAACGTTGCAACTGCCGTAAGAACCATTGTTATGATGGTTTTCACACTAGGCTTCGTAATAGCGATTGGCAAAGGTTCTCAACTAACGCAACTAACTAGTAAGGATGTGCTTTTCATAGTGCTTTCCGGAGTGGCTGGTGCCATATCTTGGCTGCTCTATTTTGCCGCTTTAAAATTGACTGACGCTTCGAAAGTTGCGCCAATAGACAGAGCCAGCGTATTATTCGTGTTAGTTTTATCTGCCCTTATTCTAGGCGAAAAAATAACACTTAAAACGGCAATGGCTGGAGTCCTCATTTTCATTGGGGTTCTATTGCTTGCAATTTAA
- a CDS encoding plasma-membrane proton-efflux P-type ATPase, which yields MTTKIRSTSEFKQLSIEETFNILKTSMQGLTEAEAKNRIEKFGYNEIMEEKKNPFIDFFKRYWGPMPWLLELAIILSCILGHYLEAIIIFVLLTINVVIGFIHSHRSQKVLEFLKKRLAIKAKVLREGKWMVKDAKEIVPGDIILVGLGDLVPADVKIVSGELSVDQSALTGESLPVNLSSSEILYSSSIVTRGEAKCVVVNTGVNTYFGRTAELVKTAKPKSHQEEIMMSITKYMMYVGIVALILTSAYALLLNTGILSILTFAVIFLMGAIPVALPAVLTIVQAVGAMELAKEGVLVTRLDSIEDAASIDIVCLDKTGTITQNKLSIAEVIPFFNYTKEDIMLIASLASEEEGGDIIDLAIINHAKSLGIDFNLYKRVSYMPFNPTIKRSEAIIESKGIRFKAVKGAPQIILNLCKNTDEIQQEVSKMLEELSHKGYRTLAVAKSEGEDLDKLMFMGLLALADPIRPDSKIMIEKIKALGIKPMMLTGDNISIAKEIASQASIGNRIIPITELKALSEAERAKIIEKYDGFAEVYPEDKYEVVKLLQLNGHMVGMTGDGVNDAPALKQAEMGIAVSNSTDVAKASASVVLTEQGVKVIVSAIKISRQIYQRMLTWVINKVAKVIEFVTLLTIGFFWLHNIVLSLLGMTLLIFTNDFLTISLATDNVKHTSNPNKWNVKNITLASLVVGLLLVVEGVIAMVIGKNYFQLEWEKLRTFIMLILVFNSQFRVYIVRERRHFWSSKPGKGLIASITAVIIGFMLLGIYGIIIPSLSLDQVLFALGFSALFTLGIVDPLKYLVFKKFQL from the coding sequence ATGACTACTAAGATAAGGAGCACATCTGAGTTTAAGCAACTTTCTATTGAGGAAACTTTCAATATATTAAAGACATCTATGCAAGGGCTTACAGAGGCTGAAGCAAAAAATCGAATAGAAAAGTTTGGGTATAATGAAATAATGGAAGAAAAGAAGAATCCCTTCATAGATTTTTTTAAACGTTATTGGGGTCCCATGCCATGGTTATTGGAACTGGCTATTATCCTCTCGTGTATTCTCGGTCATTATCTTGAGGCAATCATAATTTTTGTGTTACTCACCATAAATGTTGTCATAGGCTTCATACATTCGCATCGCTCGCAAAAGGTACTGGAGTTTTTAAAAAAGAGACTAGCGATAAAAGCGAAGGTTTTGCGTGAAGGAAAATGGATGGTGAAAGACGCTAAAGAAATTGTTCCAGGAGACATTATACTTGTAGGACTTGGCGACTTGGTGCCTGCAGATGTCAAAATAGTGAGCGGTGAACTTTCCGTTGATCAATCAGCTTTAACAGGAGAATCTTTACCAGTGAATTTAAGCTCTTCAGAAATTCTCTATTCAAGTTCCATAGTGACGAGGGGCGAAGCCAAATGTGTTGTGGTTAATACTGGAGTAAATACATATTTTGGAAGAACCGCTGAGTTGGTTAAAACGGCTAAACCGAAATCTCATCAAGAAGAGATAATGATGTCTATTACTAAGTATATGATGTACGTTGGTATAGTGGCATTAATTTTAACTTCCGCATATGCATTACTTTTAAATACGGGTATCCTATCGATATTGACGTTTGCAGTTATCTTTCTAATGGGTGCTATTCCAGTTGCATTGCCAGCAGTGCTCACTATAGTTCAAGCTGTTGGTGCTATGGAACTTGCAAAAGAAGGAGTTCTAGTAACTCGTCTCGACTCTATTGAAGATGCAGCTTCCATAGACATAGTCTGTTTAGATAAAACAGGTACAATAACGCAGAACAAACTCTCAATTGCTGAAGTTATACCATTTTTCAATTATACAAAAGAAGATATAATGTTAATAGCAAGTTTGGCATCTGAAGAAGAAGGCGGAGATATAATAGATTTAGCGATTATAAACCACGCAAAATCTCTAGGCATTGATTTCAACTTATATAAACGAGTCTCTTACATGCCTTTCAATCCAACCATTAAAAGATCCGAAGCCATTATTGAGAGCAAAGGAATACGTTTTAAAGCCGTTAAAGGTGCACCACAAATAATCTTGAACCTCTGCAAAAACACAGATGAAATCCAACAAGAAGTAAGCAAAATGCTAGAAGAGTTATCTCATAAAGGATACCGAACTTTAGCAGTAGCTAAATCAGAAGGTGAAGATTTAGATAAGCTCATGTTTATGGGACTCTTAGCTTTAGCTGACCCTATAAGACCAGATTCAAAAATAATGATAGAAAAGATTAAAGCGCTTGGCATAAAGCCAATGATGCTTACAGGTGATAATATTAGTATTGCTAAAGAGATAGCTTCTCAAGCCTCAATCGGCAATAGGATTATTCCAATAACTGAACTTAAAGCCTTAAGCGAAGCAGAAAGAGCAAAAATTATTGAGAAATACGATGGTTTTGCCGAGGTATATCCTGAAGATAAATATGAGGTAGTAAAACTTTTGCAATTAAATGGACATATGGTGGGAATGACTGGAGACGGAGTCAATGATGCACCTGCACTTAAACAAGCGGAAATGGGAATAGCTGTAAGCAACTCGACAGACGTCGCGAAGGCTTCAGCTAGCGTGGTTTTAACTGAACAAGGCGTGAAAGTGATTGTCAGCGCAATAAAAATAAGCAGACAAATATATCAACGAATGCTAACATGGGTTATAAATAAGGTTGCTAAAGTAATAGAATTTGTCACTTTATTAACTATTGGATTTTTTTGGTTGCACAACATTGTTCTCAGCCTACTAGGCATGACGTTGCTAATTTTTACAAACGATTTTTTAACAATATCATTAGCAACTGATAACGTAAAACATACAAGTAACCCAAATAAGTGGAATGTTAAAAACATTACATTAGCATCTCTCGTAGTTGGTTTACTGTTAGTTGTCGAAGGCGTAATTGCGATGGTAATAGGAAAAAATTATTTTCAACTAGAATGGGAAAAATTGCGCACTTTTATAATGCTGATACTTGTCTTTAATAGTCAATTTAGAGTATACATTGTAAGAGAAAGAAGGCACTTCTGGTCTTCAAAGCCTGGCAAGGGATTGATTGCATCAATTACAGCAGTAATAATTGGATTCATGTTGTTGGGCATATATGGCATAATAATTCCTTCACTTTCACTAGATCAAGTTCTTTTTGCTTTAGGCTTTTCAGCATTATTCACCCTTGGAATAGTAGATCCTTTAAAATATTTAGTCTTTAAAAAATTCCAGCTTTGA
- the leuS gene encoding leucine--tRNA ligase has translation MPSLEEKWVRKWKEAKIFEADPDPKREKLFVTFPYMYCNSGMHLGHVFTASHVDVYARFKRMQGYNVLFPWAWHWTGTTIVGVAERLKRGDMNQYRIFKDMDEVPEDILSKFIDPHVIAEYFTNENRETVNLIGFSIDWRREFTTVDPYYKKFIEWQYLTLKRLGYVVKGTHPVVWCVNCSSPTGDHDRLIGEGVSPEEYYVVLFKCGEYYLAAATFRPETIFGATNVWINPDIEYVIVSYEDKKIIVSKETVEKLSLQKKDVRITGKISALEFIGKKCIVPIINNEIIILPASFVKADIGTGIVYSVPAHAPYDLAALNDLKKEANEISKKYKINIEEILSIEPISIIYTPGFSDFPAEEINSKLGVKNQNDIAKLEEATKTIYMKEFYEGITKSNCGEFSNLSVKEAKERIKDKLSKIGLGLCMYDLPETVICRCGTKCVVKILEDQWFLNYSNEDWKNKVKDLLYNMKIYPEEARQWFLNVVDWLHDWPCARKSGLGTPLPWDKSWIVETLSDSTIYMAFYTIRKYLNEKGAIPIDKIDYRFFDYVFLGIGDVNRLAKEINVNPESIKKIREEFLYWYPVDLRDSAKELLPNHLTFYLFHHVAIFPKELWPKTIVVNGMITLEGKKMSKSKGIFYLAKKAIENFGADATRCALLIAAEDMNDADWREKNAIDIKKTLENFLELVKDFSNKEIDEKIDENDIWLSSRLQRKIKQITELLERVKTKTALEIALYEMLNDWKWYIRKKKSEESSIYTISSKEFIKTWIKLLAPFAPFTCEEAWSIIGEKGFASLAEWPKVDEEKINEKIEFEEKYISIILEDIWNIKKVLKEVPKKIYFYCPSKWKKELAKFLIDYGLSKAIANSKNLIKDTIKVFPERRNEIPKILKKVIDTLSSYNIEENIDVWKKIIDSEKEILKKNLKFLENELKCQVIIFSEEDKDIYDPAKRASASLPLKPGIYFSFA, from the coding sequence GTGCCATCTTTAGAAGAAAAATGGGTTAGGAAATGGAAAGAAGCTAAAATTTTTGAAGCAGATCCAGATCCAAAAAGAGAAAAATTATTTGTAACATTTCCATACATGTATTGTAACTCTGGCATGCATTTAGGACATGTTTTTACCGCTTCTCATGTAGATGTTTATGCACGTTTTAAACGTATGCAAGGATACAATGTGCTATTTCCTTGGGCATGGCACTGGACAGGCACTACGATAGTTGGAGTTGCTGAAAGATTAAAGAGAGGTGATATGAATCAATATAGAATATTTAAAGATATGGATGAAGTCCCAGAAGATATTTTATCAAAATTCATAGACCCACATGTTATAGCTGAGTATTTCACTAATGAGAATAGAGAAACAGTTAATTTAATTGGATTCAGTATAGATTGGAGACGTGAATTTACTACCGTTGATCCATATTATAAGAAATTTATTGAATGGCAATATTTAACATTAAAGCGTTTAGGATATGTTGTTAAAGGTACTCATCCAGTTGTATGGTGTGTAAATTGTTCAAGTCCAACTGGAGATCATGATCGTTTAATTGGTGAAGGTGTAAGCCCAGAAGAATATTATGTAGTTTTATTCAAATGTGGAGAATATTATTTAGCTGCAGCTACATTTAGACCTGAGACAATTTTTGGAGCTACAAACGTATGGATAAATCCAGATATAGAATATGTTATTGTTTCTTATGAAGATAAAAAAATAATTGTTAGTAAAGAAACAGTAGAAAAACTTTCTTTACAAAAAAAGGATGTAAGAATAACAGGTAAGATTTCTGCATTAGAATTTATAGGTAAAAAATGCATAGTTCCAATTATTAATAATGAGATAATAATTTTGCCAGCTAGTTTTGTTAAAGCGGATATAGGAACAGGAATTGTTTATAGCGTACCAGCTCATGCACCTTATGATTTAGCAGCTTTAAATGATTTAAAAAAGGAAGCAAATGAAATATCTAAAAAATATAAAATAAACATAGAGGAAATATTATCAATAGAGCCTATATCTATAATTTATACTCCAGGTTTTAGCGATTTCCCAGCAGAAGAAATAAATTCAAAGCTCGGAGTAAAAAATCAAAATGATATAGCAAAACTTGAAGAAGCGACAAAAACAATTTATATGAAAGAATTTTATGAAGGAATTACAAAAAGCAATTGTGGAGAATTTAGTAATTTAAGCGTTAAAGAAGCTAAAGAGAGAATTAAAGATAAATTATCTAAAATTGGATTAGGTTTATGCATGTACGATTTACCTGAAACTGTTATTTGTAGATGTGGAACAAAGTGCGTTGTTAAAATATTAGAAGACCAATGGTTCTTAAATTATTCTAATGAAGATTGGAAAAATAAAGTTAAAGACCTTTTATACAATATGAAAATTTATCCAGAAGAAGCTAGACAATGGTTTTTAAATGTTGTTGATTGGCTTCATGATTGGCCTTGTGCACGCAAATCTGGTTTAGGTACTCCATTGCCATGGGATAAATCATGGATTGTTGAAACTTTAAGCGATTCAACAATTTATATGGCTTTTTATACGATTAGGAAATATTTAAATGAAAAAGGAGCAATTCCAATCGATAAAATTGATTATAGATTTTTTGATTATGTATTTTTAGGAATTGGAGATGTCAATCGATTAGCTAAAGAAATTAATGTTAATCCTGAATCAATTAAGAAAATTAGAGAAGAATTTTTATATTGGTATCCAGTAGATTTAAGAGATTCTGCTAAAGAGCTTTTGCCAAATCATCTTACATTCTATTTATTCCATCATGTAGCTATTTTCCCTAAAGAGCTTTGGCCTAAAACAATTGTAGTAAACGGAATGATAACTCTTGAAGGGAAAAAAATGTCTAAAAGTAAAGGAATTTTCTATTTAGCAAAAAAAGCTATTGAAAATTTTGGTGCAGATGCAACTAGATGTGCATTATTAATTGCAGCTGAAGATATGAATGATGCTGATTGGCGTGAGAAAAATGCTATTGATATTAAAAAAACTTTAGAAAACTTTCTCGAATTAGTTAAAGATTTTTCTAATAAAGAAATCGATGAAAAAATTGATGAAAATGATATATGGCTTTCATCTAGGCTACAAAGGAAAATTAAGCAAATTACTGAACTTTTAGAAAGAGTTAAAACTAAAACTGCTTTAGAAATAGCTTTATATGAAATGTTAAATGATTGGAAATGGTATATTAGAAAGAAGAAGAGTGAAGAATCTTCAATTTATACGATTTCTTCTAAAGAATTTATTAAAACATGGATAAAGCTTCTTGCACCTTTTGCACCATTCACGTGTGAAGAAGCATGGAGTATAATAGGAGAGAAAGGATTTGCATCGTTAGCTGAATGGCCTAAAGTTGATGAAGAAAAAATAAATGAGAAAATAGAATTCGAAGAAAAATACATTTCTATAATTTTAGAAGATATATGGAATATAAAGAAAGTTTTAAAAGAAGTACCTAAGAAGATTTATTTCTATTGTCCATCTAAATGGAAGAAAGAATTAGCTAAATTCTTAATTGATTATGGATTATCAAAAGCAATTGCAAATTCTAAAAATTTAATTAAAGATACAATAAAAGTTTTTCCCGAAAGAAGAAATGAGATCCCAAAAATATTGAAAAAAGTTATTGATACATTATCTTCTTATAATATTGAAGAAAATATTGATGTATGGAAAAAGATAATAGATTCGGAAAAAGAAATATTAAAGAAAAATTTAAAATTTTTAGAAAACGAATTAAAATGCCAAGTGATAATATTTTCGGAAGAAGATAAAGATATATATGACCCAGCAAAAAGAGCTAGTGCTTCACTTCCATTAAAACCTGGAATATATTTCAGTTTTGCTTAA
- a CDS encoding HepT-like ribonuclease domain-containing protein, with the protein MPAPGVKARIDRFWRAIIKLQKITNVDIEKFIENENLVDAGERNLQVAIEATIDISEALIAYMKWRIPKSYRDISSILYGRKENRSIK; encoded by the coding sequence ATGCCAGCACCAGGAGTTAAAGCTAGGATCGATAGATTTTGGAGAGCAATAATAAAGCTTCAAAAAATTACAAATGTAGATATAGAGAAATTTATAGAAAATGAAAATTTAGTAGATGCAGGTGAACGTAATTTACAAGTGGCAATAGAGGCTACGATAGACATTAGTGAGGCTCTTATTGCATATATGAAATGGAGAATACCAAAATCGTATAGAGATATTAGTTCAATACTATATGGAAGAAAAGAAAATAGATCCATAAAATAG
- a CDS encoding DUF434 domain-containing protein yields the protein MLNIDFKKIKEAAYDLRFLLNRDYRKEFAIDFISKKYSLNKFERSILYRGVLKEDEAKFIKSKKVNVEQLVNEKVVIDGYNVLNTIKNIQANQLVIYCDDGVIRDISEIHYGFKLDEDSIKALNKIVKILNELLIKEAIFYYDSMISKSGELAALTRKIMEKGKINGNAIAEKSVDSKIIKEKGIVLSSDSIILLKIEKFFDLPEYVLKIEKRENQILSL from the coding sequence ATGTTAAATATAGATTTTAAAAAAATTAAGGAAGCAGCATATGATTTAAGATTTTTATTAAATAGAGATTATAGAAAAGAATTTGCAATAGATTTTATTTCAAAAAAATATTCTCTTAATAAATTTGAACGTTCAATTCTTTATAGAGGAGTTTTAAAAGAAGATGAAGCAAAATTTATAAAATCTAAAAAAGTAAATGTAGAGCAACTTGTTAATGAAAAGGTTGTTATTGATGGATACAATGTTTTAAATACTATAAAAAATATTCAAGCAAATCAATTAGTAATCTATTGTGATGATGGTGTAATTAGAGATATTTCTGAAATTCATTATGGATTTAAATTAGATGAAGATTCTATAAAAGCATTGAATAAAATTGTTAAAATACTTAATGAGTTGTTAATAAAAGAAGCTATTTTTTATTATGATTCAATGATTAGTAAAAGTGGAGAATTGGCAGCATTAACTAGAAAAATTATGGAAAAAGGAAAAATTAATGGAAATGCTATAGCTGAAAAAAGTGTTGATAGTAAAATAATTAAAGAGAAAGGAATAGTTTTAAGTAGCGACTCAATAATATTATTAAAAATAGAGAAATTCTTTGATCTTCCAGAATATGTATTAAAAATTGAGAAAAGAGAGAATCAAATTTTATCGCTTTAA
- a CDS encoding flavodoxin family protein, protein MVKIIVIYESKYGNTKRVAEKIIEGINEIDGIEVSLKELKEVDLKTITDYDLIIIGSPNHMGGPTRGIKSFIDKLGELKLEGKKFAVFDTYMGKDFKKAVEKMEKRISERVPGLKQITSGLSIKVQGMKGPIVKDEIPKCKEFGKNIAIQLRKS, encoded by the coding sequence ATGGTAAAGATAATTGTGATTTATGAATCAAAATATGGCAACACAAAACGTGTAGCAGAGAAGATAATCGAAGGAATAAATGAGATTGATGGAATAGAAGTTTCTCTTAAAGAACTTAAAGAAGTAGATCTTAAAACTATCACTGATTATGATTTAATCATAATCGGCTCTCCAAATCATATGGGTGGACCCACAAGGGGAATTAAAAGCTTCATCGACAAACTTGGTGAGCTAAAGTTGGAGGGGAAAAAATTTGCTGTTTTTGACACATACATGGGAAAAGATTTCAAAAAAGCTGTAGAGAAAATGGAGAAACGAATTAGCGAAAGAGTTCCAGGATTGAAGCAGATAACATCTGGCTTATCCATAAAAGTTCAAGGAATGAAAGGCCCTATTGTAAAAGATGAAATTCCCAAATGCAAAGAATTTGGAAAGAATATAGCAATCCAACTTAGAAAGAGTTGA
- a CDS encoding ABC transporter permease, with product MKLQRVLALTNKEIKKTFRELAVLFMIFLFPVVFVLAFGTSFGGLGASQPVYTIGIINLDQKNVMNSTQSFINALSSTKILSIQFYANNQTAQSDLSQGKIQAVMIIPDTFSQSIASYYVAPENPSKWVNTSISLYVDKGSVIATQAIPPIIQQVLNIFIGKNHQQVSTPIILEISSFIETKQLSTFEFMAPGMFTFASIFIIMMVAQSFTQDRENGMMKRMRTTPTTSTEFITSQVLSYMLIALIQAIFVFITAYLIGFKPNVDFLVYVLAFILVLIFSLSNVGFGLITATIAKTSGAATGLSFLFVLPQLFLGTFVGASLSSASQIASKFVPSYYVTDALTSLFLREATLTSPTILLDFAIVSISCVAILVVGIILYAKYYKI from the coding sequence ATGAAGCTTCAGCGAGTTTTGGCTTTAACTAATAAAGAAATAAAGAAAACTTTTCGCGAACTAGCTGTGCTCTTTATGATTTTCCTTTTTCCAGTAGTCTTTGTATTGGCTTTTGGCACTTCCTTTGGAGGTTTAGGAGCATCACAACCCGTTTATACTATAGGTATAATTAACCTGGACCAAAAAAACGTAATGAATTCTACGCAATCATTCATCAATGCATTATCTAGCACGAAAATTTTGAGCATACAATTTTATGCCAACAATCAGACAGCTCAAAGCGATTTATCCCAAGGTAAAATCCAAGCAGTCATGATTATTCCAGACACTTTCAGCCAAAGTATAGCTTCTTATTATGTAGCACCTGAAAATCCAAGTAAATGGGTAAATACATCCATTTCACTTTATGTTGATAAAGGTTCTGTTATTGCAACGCAGGCTATACCACCCATAATCCAACAAGTCTTAAACATTTTTATAGGTAAAAATCATCAACAAGTTTCAACTCCTATAATTCTAGAGATTTCATCATTTATAGAAACAAAGCAGCTATCCACTTTTGAGTTTATGGCACCTGGTATGTTTACTTTCGCCTCAATCTTCATAATAATGATGGTTGCACAATCCTTCACTCAAGACCGCGAAAATGGTATGATGAAAAGAATGCGAACAACTCCTACAACTTCAACAGAGTTCATAACAAGCCAAGTTTTATCTTACATGCTTATAGCCTTAATTCAAGCAATTTTCGTCTTCATCACAGCATATCTTATAGGTTTCAAACCAAACGTAGACTTTTTGGTATACGTACTAGCCTTTATACTTGTGTTAATCTTCTCTTTATCCAACGTAGGTTTTGGCTTAATCACAGCTACGATCGCTAAAACATCTGGTGCAGCCACTGGGCTATCATTTCTTTTTGTACTTCCCCAACTCTTCTTAGGTACTTTTGTCGGAGCCTCACTCTCTTCCGCATCTCAAATAGCTAGTAAATTTGTACCAAGTTATTATGTTACTGATGCTTTAACCTCGCTCTTTCTAAGAGAAGCTACTCTCACCAGTCCAACCATACTGTTGGATTTTGCAATTGTTTCCATTTCATGCGTAGCTATCTTAGTAGTAGGTATAATTCTTTATGCAAAATATTACAAAATCTGA
- a CDS encoding ATP-binding cassette domain-containing protein, with amino-acid sequence MNEPAILMEKIIKKFEDIIAVNGVSLQVEKGEFFGLLGPNGAGKTTTVNILCGLIKPTSGYVMVGGYNVLKESTKVKELIGVCPQETAIYPYLTGAENVELFGNLYALDKNTLKTRRNMLLEKMGLTQDAKRRVEKYSGGMKRRLSLILALIHDPQIIFLDEPTIGMDPQSRHAVWDFMIELKKEGKTIFLTTHYMEEAEALCDHVGIIDHGKLIALDSPRELISKNDVRNLEEVFIKFTGRRIREEI; translated from the coding sequence GTGAATGAGCCAGCAATATTAATGGAGAAGATTATTAAAAAATTTGAGGATATTATTGCAGTAAATGGTGTTAGCTTACAAGTTGAAAAAGGAGAATTTTTCGGTTTACTTGGGCCTAATGGTGCAGGAAAAACTACAACCGTGAACATTCTCTGTGGGCTTATAAAGCCTACAAGTGGTTATGTCATGGTTGGAGGGTATAATGTACTGAAAGAAAGTACAAAAGTTAAAGAATTAATAGGCGTTTGTCCTCAGGAAACTGCTATTTATCCTTATTTAACAGGTGCAGAAAATGTGGAACTTTTTGGAAATCTATACGCCCTTGACAAGAACACATTAAAAACGAGACGAAATATGCTTCTTGAAAAAATGGGGCTTACTCAAGATGCAAAAAGGAGAGTTGAGAAATATAGTGGAGGCATGAAACGTAGGCTAAGCCTTATTCTAGCGTTAATTCATGATCCTCAAATCATATTTCTTGATGAACCTACTATTGGGATGGACCCTCAATCGCGTCATGCTGTTTGGGATTTTATGATTGAGCTGAAGAAAGAAGGCAAAACTATCTTTTTAACCACCCATTACATGGAAGAAGCTGAAGCTCTTTGTGACCACGTTGGTATAATCGACCATGGAAAGCTTATAGCATTAGATTCACCAAGAGAATTGATTTCAAAAAACGATGTTAGGAACTTAGAGGAAGTTTTCATTAAATTTACTGGACGAAGGATAAGGGAGGAAATCTAG
- a CDS encoding ECF transporter S component: MRIRVITGTAMLGALVIVLDLTFWLAKIKIPFPIFPRLKFDFDGVPIILSLYLYGSYSSFVTSCIAFLVISFRDPVSAFMKALAEFSTALGIIPFYKRGKKIFQLIGIISGIFLRTIIMAISNILVLPFFQILPLEAVIAILPFIIAFNIAAGAISAFLGYILYESLKKRIGL; this comes from the coding sequence ATGCGTATTCGTGTAATAACAGGTACTGCTATGCTTGGAGCATTAGTTATCGTACTTGATTTAACATTCTGGCTTGCAAAAATAAAAATTCCATTTCCAATTTTCCCCAGATTAAAATTTGATTTTGATGGTGTACCAATAATTTTATCTCTTTATCTATATGGTTCATATTCTTCATTTGTAACATCATGCATAGCTTTTCTAGTAATATCTTTTAGAGATCCTGTAAGTGCCTTTATGAAAGCTCTCGCTGAATTTTCTACAGCTTTAGGTATTATTCCTTTTTATAAAAGAGGGAAAAAGATTTTTCAATTGATTGGGATAATCAGTGGAATCTTTTTAAGAACCATTATTATGGCTATTTCAAATATCTTAGTTTTACCTTTCTTTCAAATACTTCCTTTAGAAGCAGTAATTGCCATACTTCCATTTATTATTGCTTTTAATATAGCAGCTGGAGCAATAAGTGCTTTTTTAGGATACATTCTCTATGAAAGTTTAAAAAAGAGAATTGGACTATGA
- a CDS encoding lysine exporter LysO family protein, which yields MFIIKVIIALISGILIGFIIFPQNILPFLDYLINLNLCFLLFFAGYEIGKAPNITKGLKEASSIVSLILLSTIFGSIIGAFIAGQIIGFNPSYSMSIGAGFGWYSLTGPLLMQYINPYIGAVGFTSNILREILTMLLFPYFEKIFGTFAAISMGGATTMDSTLPIIIKTVSDKKYILIAFIHGAILTILAPILIPFILSI from the coding sequence ATGTTTATAATAAAAGTAATAATAGCTCTTATTAGTGGAATATTAATTGGTTTTATTATTTTCCCTCAAAATATTTTACCTTTTTTAGATTATTTAATAAATCTCAATCTTTGCTTTTTATTATTTTTTGCAGGATATGAAATTGGAAAAGCACCCAATATAACTAAAGGTTTAAAAGAAGCAAGCTCAATAGTATCTTTAATTTTATTATCAACAATTTTTGGAAGCATAATTGGTGCTTTTATTGCAGGTCAAATTATTGGTTTTAATCCATCATATTCAATGAGCATAGGAGCTGGATTTGGATGGTATAGTTTAACAGGTCCTTTATTAATGCAATATATTAATCCATATATTGGTGCTGTTGGTTTTACATCTAATATTTTAAGAGAAATTTTAACAATGTTACTTTTTCCATATTTTGAGAAAATTTTTGGAACCTTTGCAGCAATTTCTATGGGTGGAGCAACTACTATGGATTCTACTCTTCCAATAATAATTAAAACTGTTTCTGATAAAAAATATATTTTAATAGCTTTTATTCATGGAGCAATTCTTACTATTTTAGCACCAATTCTTATACCTTTTATTTTATCCATTTGA